A genomic stretch from Hirundo rustica isolate bHirRus1 chromosome 26, bHirRus1.pri.v3, whole genome shotgun sequence includes:
- the NDUFA13 gene encoding NADH dehydrogenase [ubiquinone] 1 alpha subcomplex subunit 13, producing MAAPKVKQDMAPPGGYGPIDYKRHLPRRGLSGYSLFALGIGSLLLGYYTLVKWNRERRRLLIEELEARIALMPLLQAESDRRTLRLLRQNLEEEAKIMRDVPGWKVGESRFHTDRWVPPTPDELYFLRPPAELDHEKFGLQSYV from the exons ATGGCGGCGCCGAAGGTGAAGCAGGACATGGCCCCGCCGGGCGGCTACGGCCCCATCGACTACAAGCGGCACCTCCCGCGCCGCGGCCTCTCGG GGTACAGCCTGTTCGCGCTCGGCATCGGGAGCCTCCTGCTGGGCTACTACACCCTGGTCAAGTGGAACCGCGAGCGCAG GCGGTTGCTGATCGAGGAGCTGGAGGCTCGGATCGCGCTGATGCCGCTGCTGCAGGCGGAGTCCGACCGCAG AACTCTCCGGCTGCTGCGGCAGAACCTAGAGGAGGAGGCCAAGATCATGCGGGACGTTCCCGGCTGGAAG GTGGGGGAGTCGCGGTTCCACACGGATCGCTGGGTGCCCCCGACGCCGGACGAGCTCTACTTCCTGCGGCCGCCGGCCGAGCTGGACCACGAGAAGTTCGGGCTGCAGAGCTACGTCTGA
- the CILP2 gene encoding LOW QUALITY PROTEIN: cartilage intermediate layer protein 2 (The sequence of the model RefSeq protein was modified relative to this genomic sequence to represent the inferred CDS: inserted 1 base in 1 codon; deleted 1 base in 1 codon) produces the protein MARLAHLAQLAHLAQLAVLVLLVVGAPRVAGAAEPLENESEPGKAGAAGKPWKGEPDLEELDLGTAGKGAAWTSWFNIDHPGGDGDHESLAAIRFYFGDRVCARPLALEARSTGWELPAALGQVVHASPERGFRCLHREQPPGKACANYHVRFLCPLDDVYWSHWSAWSPCSRSACGSRGVQSRSRRCRSARARSRLKELRCRGKATERRACSAGPCPEPSWTEWGAWGPCSRTCGGSGTRSRRRSCKPAKRSPPCPGRATEAQECHPPPCPGDPGRVPAAGCALRGTVVTAAGAALPDARLYLENRPGEPLARSDSRGRFTAPGLCPGPAANLSAHRDGFAPALAPIVTDGSGAAVAHLRLRRLEKPHMVLHPADRVREAGQDVTFCCEASGTPAPQNYSWYHNGTLLAPGPGGRLELRALAPEQAGTYRCKATSEAGAILSEPAQLTVLAQGRPSCRAEPEPSLVELPSDCSQDAGGSRYYNVGRCPASPCPGGSAEPSACGEESGRCCGVRRMELRQVPCAGSLLPVKVVAECGCGPCARPRALVQGRVTAADTGEPLRFGRIFLGGRRAGFTGYQGSFTIEVPPDTRRLVARFVDGQQRLLDAVRVLPFDRRGGAVYQEVKMLRKKEPVELDGGRSNAIPLGEAGGREPVGELLLPAGAFLRPSGEVFNGTVKASVTFVDPRDVGTAGAASSDLSFADADGEIAPLRTYGMFAVDFREGDSGAELQAGPVRVRMDAGQVRMPEHLGKMKLWSLNPESGLWEEEGVLRAAGGGRRKRKRKREERTFLVGNLEIRERRLFNLDVPEDRRCFVKVRAYSNEKFNPHEQLEGVVVTLVNLEPQPGFPSNPRAWGRFDSAVTGPNGACLPAFCDGRRPDAYAALLTATLGGEELEAVASSPKLNPGAVGVAQPYLGKLGYRRSDHEDAALKKTAFQINVAKPDPGDPDESNGPVYSYRSLRECQEAPVSANHLRFYRVEVDRYEYNVVPFKESDVSSWTGDYLAWWPNPQEFRACFIKVRLEGPQEYMVRSRNAGGSHPRTRGQLYGLRDSRSVRDPLLDNTSGACVEFKCGGMLFDQGLADRTLVTVVPQGGCRRTATNALLRDYLSRHXPLADNNHTAAFSMLAPLDPLGHNYGIYTVTDQSPRLAKEIAIGRCFAGTSDGFSREMRAAEGAAVTFSCQERPPGSESLFQRLLNAPAEALQEIRREMGRSELRRAPPEVMDFASGAPGPTAARRSPGGQQRPGGQRGRP, from the exons ATGGCACGGCTGGCAcatctggcacagctggcacatctggcacagctggcggtgctggtgctgctggtggtgggagCTCCGAGGGTTGCCGGGGCTGCAG agcccctggAGAACGAGTCGGAGCCGGGCAAGGCCGGAGCCGCCGGGAAACCCTGGAAAGGCGAGCCCgacctggaggagctggaccTGGGCACGGCAG GCAAAGGCGCCGCGTGGACGTCGTGGTTCAACATCGACCACCCCGGCGGGGACGGGGACCACGAGAGCCTGGCCGCCATCCGCTTCTACTTCGGGGATCGCGTGTGTGCGCGGCCGCTGGCGCTGGAGGCGCGGAGCacgggctgggagctgccggCGGCGCTGGGACAGGTGGTGCACGCCAGCCCCGAGCGCGGCTTCCGCTGCCTGCACCGCGAGCAGCCGCCCGGAAAGGCCTGCGCCAACTACCACGTGCGCTTCCTGTGCCCGCTGG ATGACGTGTACTGGTCCCACTGGTCTGCCTGGAGCCCCTGCTCTCGCAGCGCCTGCGGCTCCCGCGGCGTCCAGAgccgctcccggcgctgccgcaGCGCCCGCGCCCGGAGCCGCCTCAAGGAGCTGCGGTGCCGGGGCAAAGCCACCGAGCGCCGGGCCTGCAGCGCCGGGCCCTGCCCAG AGCCCTCCTGGACCGAGTGGGGCGCTTGGGGTCCGTGCTCCCGCACCTGCGGCGGCTCCGGGACCCGCTCCCGGCGCCGGAGCTGCAAACCCGCCAAGAGGAGCCCCCCGTGCCCGGGCCGTGCCACCGAGGCGCAGGAGTGTCACCCGCCACCCTGCCCCGGTGACCCCGGCCGCGTCCCCGCCGCGGGCTGCGCGCTGCGGGGCACCGTGGTGACGGCGGCCGGGGCGGCCCTGCCCGACGCCCGCCTGTACCTGGAGAACCGCCCGGGCGAGCCCCTGGCCCGCAGCGACTCCCGGGGGCGATTCAcggccccggggctgtgcccgggccccgccgccaACCTCAGCGCCCACCGCGACGGCTTCGCCCCGGCGCTGGCGCCCATCGTCACCGACGGCTCGGGAGCGGCCGTGGCGCACCTGAGGCTGCGGCGGCTCG AGAAGCCCCACATGGTGCTGCACCCCGCGGACAGGGTCAGGGAGGCCGGGCAGGACGTGACCTTCTGCTGCGAAGCCTCGGGCACCCCCGCGCCCCAAAACTACTCCTG GTACCACAACGGGACGCTGCTGGCTCCGGGCCCCGGCGGCCGCCTGGAGCTGCGGGCGCTGGCGCCGGAGCAGGCGGGCACCTACCGCTGCAAAGCCACCTCCGAGGCCGGAGCCATCCTCTCGGAGCCCGCGCAGCTCACCGTGCTGG cccagggccgGCCGAGCTGCCGGGCGGAGCCCGAGCCCAGCCTGGTGGAGCTGCCCAGCGACTGCTCGCAGGACGCCGGCGGCTCCCGCTACTACAACGTGGGGCGCTGCCCGGCCTCGCCGTGCCCGGGAGGCTCCGCCGAGCCCTCGGCGTGCGGCGAGGAGTCCGGGCGGTGCTGCGGGGTGAGGAGGATGGAGCTGCGGCAGGTGCCGTGCGCCGGCTCCCTGCTGCCCGTCAAGGTGGTGGCCGAGTGCGGCTGCGGGCCCTgcgcccggccccgggcgcTGGTGCAGGGCCGGGTGACGGCGGCCGACACCGGGGAGCCGCTGCGCTTCGGCCGCATCTTCCTCGGCGGCAGGAGAGCCGGCTTCACCGGCTACCAGGGCTCCTTCACCATCGAGGTGCCGCCGGACACGCGGCGCCTGGTGGCTCGCTTCGTGGACGGGCAGCAGCGCCTGCTGGACGCCGTCAGGGTGCTGCCCTTCGACCGGCGGGGAGGAGCCGTGTACCAGGAGGTGAAGATGCTGCGCAAGAAGGAGCCGGTGGAGCTGGACGGCGGCCGGAGCAACGCCATCCCCCTGGGAGAGGCCGGCGGCCGGGAGCCCGtcggggagctgctgctgccggccGGAGCCTTCCTCCGGCCGTCCGGGGAGGTTTTCAACGGCACCGTCAAGGCCAGCGTCACCTTCGTGGACCCCAGGGACGTGGGCACGGCCGGCGCCGCCTCCAGCGACCTGAGCTTCGCCGACGCCGACGGGGAGATCGCGCCCCTGCGCACCTACGGGATGTTCGCCGTGGATTTCCGCGAGGGCGACAGCGGCGCGGAGCTGCAGGCGGGGCCGGTGCGGGTGAGGATGGACGCCGGGCAGGTGCGGATGCCGGAGCACCTGGGCAAGATGAAGCTGTGGTCCTTGAACCCCGAGAGCGGCCTGTGGGAGGAGGAAGGCGTCCTGCGGGCGGCCGGGGGCGGccggaggaagaggaagaggaagagggaggagaggaccTTCCTGGTGGGCAACCTGGAGATCCGCGAGCGCCGCCTCTTCAACCTGGACGTGCCCGAGGACCGCCGCTGCTTCGTCAAGGTCAGGGCCTACAGCAACGAGAAGTTCAACCCCCACGAGCAGCTGGAGGGGGTGGTGGTCACCCTCGTCAACCTGGAGCCGCAGCCCGGCTTCCCCAGCAACCCGCGGGCCTGGGGCCGCTTCGACAGCGCCGTCACGGGGCCCAACGGCGCCTGCCTGCCCGCCTTCTGCGACGGCCGGCGCCCCGACGCCTACGCGGCGCTGCTGACCGCCACGCTGGGCGGCGAGGAGCTGGAGGCCGTGGCCTCCAGCCCCAAGCTGAACCCCGGCGCCGTGGGCGTGGCGCAGCCCTACCTGGGCAAGCTGGGCTACCGGCGCTCGGACCACGAGGACGCGGCGCTCAAGAAGACGGCCTTCCAGATCAACGTGGCCAAGCCCGACCCCGGCGACCCGGACGAGAGCAACGGGCCCGTCTACTCCTACCGGAGCCTGCGGGAGTGCCAGGAGGCGCCGGTCAGCGCCAACCACCTGCGCTTCTACCGCGTGGAGGTGGACAGGTACGAGTACAACGTGGTGCCCTTCAAGGAGAGCGACGTCTCCTCCTGGACCGGCGACTACCTGGCGTGGTGGCCCAACCCGCAGGAGTTCCGGGCGTGCTTCATCAAGGTGCGGCTGGAGGGGCCGCAGGAGTACATGGTGAGGTCGAGGAACGCGGGCGGGAGCCACCCCCGCACCCGGGGGCAGCTCTACGGGCTGCGGGACAGCCGCAGCGTGCGGGACCCGCTGCTGGACAACACCTCGGGGGCCTGCGTGGAGTTCAAGTGCGGCGGGATGCTC TTCGACCAGGGCCTGGCCGACAGAACGCTGGTGACCGTGGTGCCGCAGGGCGGCTGCCGCCGCACGGCCACCAACGCGCTGCTGCGGGACTACCTGAGCCGGC CGCCGCTGGCCGACAACAACCACACCGCGGCCTTCTCCATGCTGGCCCCGCTGGACCCGCTGGGCCACAACTACGGCATCTACACCGTGACGGACCAGAGCCCGCGGCTGGCCAAGGAGATCGC
- the YJEFN3 gene encoding yjeF N-terminal domain-containing protein 3, which yields MSSAPCPSREPPRYLSRAEAEAMEKELLEDYRFGRQQLIEIWGHACAVAVTKAFPLPSLPRRQPTLLVACGPAQTGAIGLVCARHLRSFDYEPTIFYPKRSPDPLHRDFTTQCERMDIPFLSYLPTEVQLINDAYNAVVDAVLGAEGEGTEGTEPCAATLATLRHVRIPIVSLDVPSGWRAGPGDSGDIRPAVLVSLAAPKAAARRFQGQRHFLAGRFVPEELRRKFGIRAPPYPGSDCVVALGPPGGAPGGTGTPQ from the exons ATGAGCTCCGCGCCCTGCCCCTCCCGGGAGCCGCCCCGGTACCTCAG CCGCGCGGAGGCGGAGGCCatggagaaggagctgctggaggattATCGCTTCGGGCGGCAGCAGCTGATCGAGATCTGGGGACACGCCTGTGCCGTGGCTGTCACCaag GCGTTCCCGCTGCCGTCGCTGCCCCGCAGGCAGCCCACGCTGCTGGTGGCATGCGGGCCGGCGCAGACCGGGGCCATCGGGCTGGTGTGTGCCCGCCACCTGCGCAGCTTC gatTACGAGCCCACCATCTTCTACCCCAAGCGCTCCCCGGACCCGCTGCACCGCGACTTCACCACGCAGTGCGAGAGGATGGACATCCCGTTCCTGTCCTACCTGCCCACCGAG gtgcagcTGATCAACGACGCCTACAACGCCGTGGTGGACGCGGTGCTGGGAGCCGAGGGCGAGGGGACCGAGGGGACGGAGCCGTGCGCGGCCACGCTGGCCACGCTGCGGCACGTCCGCATCCCCATCGTCAGCCTGGATGTCCCCTCag GGTGGCGCGCGGGGCCGGGTGACAGCGGTGACATCCGCCCGGCCGTGCTGGTGTCGCTGGCGGCGCCCAAGGCTGCGGCGCGGCGCTTCCAGGGCCAGCGGCATTTCCTGGCCGGGCGCTTCGTGCCCGAGGAGCTGCGCAGGAAATTCGGGATCCGCGCCCCGCCCTACCCGGGCAGCGACTGCGTGGTGGCGCTGGGACCCCCCGGAGGAGCCCCCGGtggcaccgggaccccccagTGA